Proteins encoded in a region of the Triticum dicoccoides isolate Atlit2015 ecotype Zavitan chromosome 3A, WEW_v2.0, whole genome shotgun sequence genome:
- the LOC119267714 gene encoding heme-binding protein 2-like, producing MERQHPAVPLLPVLLLLALLSPDARGSESPQYATVHAESDFEVRHYRDTVWMSAPSDDTSFHVATKLGFHRLFQYLMGANLNSSRIRMTTPILTSIVPGAGPLHSSAYFVRLYLPLEFQASPPVPLPELNLHPDRWPGHCVAVRSFSGYARDHNVVEEAEKLALSLSRSPWGNSTNHPSKNAYSIAQYNSPFRIVGRVNEVWFDVDCRSAGVEAY from the exons ATGGAGCGGCAGCATCCGGCGGTGCCCTtgctccccgtcctcctcctcctcgcgctgctCTCGCCGGACGCCCGCGGCTCGGAGTCGCCGCAGTACGCGACGGTGCACGCGGAGTCGGACTTCGAGGTGCGGCACTACCGCGACACCGTCTGGATGTCCGCCCCCTCCGACGACACCTCTTTCCACGTCGCCACCAAGCTCGGCTTCCACAG GTTGTTCCAATACCTGATGGGCGCAAACCTCAACTCTTCCAGGATCAGAATGACGACCCCTATCCTAACAAGCATCGTCCCAGGCGCGGGGCCTCTCCACTCTTCGGCCTACTTTGTCCGGCTCTACTTGCCATTAGAGTTCCAAGCTTCCCCTCCTGTCCCTCTCCCGGAGCTGAACCTACATCCAGATAGGTGGCCAGGCCACTGCGTCGCCGTCAGGAGCTTCTCAGGCTACGCACGCGACCACAATGTCGTCGAGGAAGCTGAGAAACTCGCCTTGAGCTTGAGCCGGTCACCGTGGGGGAACTCCACGAATCACCCTAGCAAGAACGCCTACTCCATCGCACAGTACAACAGCCCCTTCCGCATCGTCGGCCGTGTCAACGAGGTGTGGTTCGACGTCGACTGCAGATCTGCTGGTGTGGAGGCTTATTAA